A genomic segment from Paraburkholderia hayleyella encodes:
- the ftsW gene encoding putative lipid II flippase FtsW: MSSFERAGSRLGGLRRQPGDASGAASRVKGGLANAVNGVRPLRSRMLDYDHSLLWVVVALLGLGVVMVYSASIAMPDSPKYAAYRNYAFLVRHLISVTVAVVAAVVAFRIPVSTWDKYAPKLFLITLVALVIVLIPHLGKGVNGARRWIPLGITNIQPSEIMKLAVTIYAANYTVRKQEYMHSLAKGFLPMAIAVGLVGALLLLEPDMGAFMVIAAIAMGVLFLGGVNGKLFGGLVATAVGTFSLLVWASPWRRERIFAYLDPWDDRYAQGKAYQLTHSLIAFGRGEWFGVGLGGSVEKLNYLPEAHTDFILAVIGEELGFVGVLVVILLFYWIVRRSFEIGRQALALDRTFAGLVAKGIGIWFGAQTFINMGVNLGLLPTKGLTLPLVSYGGSGILLNCVAMAVLMRVDYENRVLMRGGKV, encoded by the coding sequence ATGAGCAGCTTTGAACGTGCCGGTTCGCGTCTGGGTGGACTACGCCGCCAGCCGGGTGATGCCAGCGGTGCGGCTAGTCGCGTTAAAGGAGGGCTGGCTAATGCTGTCAATGGCGTGCGCCCGCTACGCTCACGCATGCTCGACTACGATCACTCGCTGCTGTGGGTGGTCGTGGCGTTGCTGGGTCTCGGCGTTGTGATGGTGTATTCCGCGTCGATTGCGATGCCGGATTCGCCGAAATACGCGGCCTACCGCAATTACGCTTTTCTGGTGCGTCATCTGATCTCCGTCACGGTAGCCGTGGTGGCTGCCGTTGTCGCGTTCCGCATTCCTGTTTCAACGTGGGACAAATACGCGCCGAAACTTTTCCTGATTACGCTGGTGGCGCTGGTTATCGTGCTGATTCCGCATCTGGGCAAAGGCGTGAATGGCGCGCGGCGCTGGATTCCATTAGGCATCACGAATATCCAGCCCTCTGAAATCATGAAGCTGGCCGTGACGATCTACGCGGCGAACTACACGGTGCGCAAGCAGGAATACATGCATAGCCTGGCGAAAGGCTTCTTGCCAATGGCCATCGCCGTGGGTCTGGTTGGCGCGTTGCTGCTGCTCGAACCTGATATGGGTGCCTTCATGGTGATCGCTGCGATTGCGATGGGGGTGCTGTTTCTGGGTGGCGTGAATGGCAAGCTGTTCGGCGGTCTGGTGGCGACGGCGGTGGGAACCTTCAGTTTGCTGGTATGGGCTTCGCCCTGGCGGCGTGAACGGATTTTCGCGTATCTCGATCCGTGGGACGACCGTTACGCGCAAGGCAAGGCGTATCAACTGACGCACTCGCTGATTGCTTTTGGCCGTGGCGAGTGGTTCGGCGTGGGGTTGGGCGGTAGTGTCGAGAAGCTCAATTATTTGCCCGAGGCGCACACCGATTTCATCCTCGCGGTGATTGGCGAGGAACTCGGTTTCGTTGGTGTGCTGGTAGTGATTCTGCTGTTCTATTGGATTGTGCGGCGTTCGTTTGAGATTGGCCGTCAAGCGCTGGCGCTGGATCGTACTTTCGCAGGGCTGGTGGCGAAGGGCATTGGTATCTGGTTCGGCGCGCAGACCTTTATCAACATGGGTGTGAATCTCGGTTTGCTGCCAACCAAAGGCCTCACGTTGCCCCTGGTCAGCTACGGTGGCTCCGGCATTTTGCTGAATTGCGTGGCGATGGCGGTGCTAATGCGAGTCGATTACGAAAACCGGGTGCTCATGCGTGGAGGCAAGGTATGA